CCACCGGGTACGTCTTGTCGTTCACCGTGATGACCGCGTTCCACGTCCCGCTTGCCGTCCACTTCGCAGGCGCGGTTGGAGTCGCAGGCGCGCTTGAAGTGCCCGCATTCGATGAGGAACTCGACGACGCGCCCCAGCTCGGGGAGCTGTTCGGCGTCCGCGTCGTCTCAGGCAGCGTGCCGGGCGGTCGGTTGAACAGGAGCTTGTCACCGTCGAGCGTGAGTTCCAGGGTGTGCTGACCGTTCGTCTCGACCCGGACACGCCACAGAGCGCCGTACGGTTTGATGTGATTTTTGGCCGTGGAGACCTTGCCCGGCGTGCAGGTGTAGCCTGTCGCGGAACTCGTCGTAGGCGTGAATGTCAGCTCGTTGTTGCTGTCCCTTACCTTGCCCTTCTCAGTCACGAGAAGCTTCGAGGTGCAGCCGTACGTCGTGACGACCGTGAGGCCCGTTCGCTCGTAGGTGAAGTTCGGTCCGAACCTGAGGATCTGACTCGTGCCGCTCGCCTCGGCCCACTTGCCCGTGGCGGTGTTGTAGTACTCGGTGGGCGACACAGCGCCGTTGTGCCATTCGCCGTGCAGGAAGGCGGACACATTCGAGGGCGGCGGTGGGGCCGGCGTGCGGCGCACGTACTTCGCGCTGCCCTGCCCGGTCTTGAGGGTGAGTTCGCCCTTCGCAATCGACCACGTCATCGTGGTTGTACTTGACGCCGCCTGTGACGTCAGGCTCAGGCCCTGCCGTCTGCATCCATTGTTGAGACGGTCGGGCGTGTAGGCGAGTTCCTTGTCGACCCCCCTGGCCTTCAAGGTGATCTTGTTGCCGGAGGCGGCGAAGGTGCCGCGCTCTACGACCACGCTCATGACCTGGCAGGTGATCGGGTAGCCGGTGGTGCCGAACGACGAGGGGTAAGACGTGGACTCGAACTCGGTGAGCACGTACGTGCCGTCCTTGTTCAGCACCACGCGTCTCGAGTCTCCACTCGCTCCGCCGAAGTCCTTCGTATACACGCTGGCGGGGTACTGGGCGCCACTGAGCCACTCACCGACAAGGCTGGCAGGCACGGGCGCAGCGGAGGCGGGACAGAACGGCAGGGTGAGGAGCAGGGCGGGTGGCAGGAAGCGTCGGAAAATGGTCATTATCGTGTCCTTTGAGGAAGCGCGGAGAAGTGGGGCGCTTCAAACTGGGGACACTGTGCAGGGCAGAGGATGGCAGACCGATGATGAGGGTGGTTTGGTTTTGCGCAGAAGGAGAGCAGTCTTGAGGAGAGGCGGCACCCTGTTGACGAACCGTAGCGTTCCCAGCGGAGCGCTCCCGGAACGACAGGATCAGGCCAGGGTGCTGACCCGTGGCCTGTAGGGCTCCTCCAGGTAACGCTGTTCGTCCTCGCTGAGGATAAGGTCGGCGGCGGCCACTGCATGTTCAAGGTGATGCATCTTCGTCGCGCCGATGATGGGGGACGTCACGCCAGATTGGTGCATCACCCAACTCAAAGCCACTTGCGAAGGGTGCACACCCTTCTGCTCCGCCAGGCTCTGCACCCGGTTGGCGATTTCCAGGTCAACCTCACCGCCGAAGAGCTTCTGGCTCATGGCGTCACTGTTGCCCCGCGTGGTCTGACCGGCGCCACCCTGGCGATTCCCAGCCAGGAAACCGCGTGCCAGCGGACTCCACGGCAAGAAGCCCAGGCCATCCTCTCGGCACAGTTTCAGCATCTCACGCTCTTCTTCACGGTAGAGCAGGTTGTAGTGATCCTGTACGCTCACGAAGCGGCTCCAGGCCCTCAGATCCGCCAGGCCGTTGGCGCGCGCCACCTGATAGGCCAGGTGATTCGAAACCCCGATGTACCGCACCATGCCCAGCCGCACCAGGTCGTTGAGTGCTTCCAGCGTCTCGTCCATCGGCGTGTCGCGGTCCTGACCGTGGATCTGGTACAGGTCAATGTAATCCGTACCCAACCGCTTCAGGCTGGCCTGCACGCCATCGAAGATGTGCTTGCGCGACAGGCCGCGCTGTGTGACCCCCGGCCCCATTGGGTGGTCCACCTTCGTGGCCAGCACATAGGCATCCCTGGGGGCGAGTTCACGCAGGCATTTCCCTGTGATCTCCTCGCTGCGGCCGAGTGAGTACATGTCGGCGGTATCGAAGAAATTGATGCCGAGTTCCAGAGCCCTCTCGAAAAAAGGCCGACTCTGTTCTTCGGTCAACACCCAGTCACGCCATTTCGGATCACCGTAGGACATGCAACCCAGGGCCAGACGGGAAACCTTGAGGCCGCTGCGGCCCAGTTTGACGTATTTCATGTGATCCTCCGGCCTTGTGTCAGATTGAAGCCCAGCGCGTCGTTGGCTGCTTGATGTTGGGCAGCGGCGTGTTCTCCGCATGGTAGGGGTGGACAGAATGTCTCGTGGTGCGCTCCCAGCATCTATCACACGAAGCCGACGAATCCCCACCCAGGCCGATGCTCAGCCACAGCATCAGGAATATCACAGCGGCTCTGCCGCAGCAGGTGAAACCAGCTCGGCAGCCTACTTCTTTTCTTGACACCGTGCGGTCAACACCCACCATCGCCCGTGACGAATCCGACTTGACGGCCCATTATCAGACCTTTGTCACTCCCAAATCGCGCAGGCTGCTACGCTCTGGTGTGCTTCCGCTCGAAGGCCGCGGGGCCGGTCACCTCAACGCCACAGTCCTAGCCACAAGTGACCGGGGGGCATGCGGGCAGATTGCTTTACCGATCCGTCCGTCCTGCGCTGGATGCGCCAGCTTTCCTGTTGTTCCTGGCAAGCTGGAACGGTGATCGGTGGCCCCTGATCGTCCCTACCCAAGGGGATAGCTTCACCAGGTTGGGCGCGCCCAGCACGCTGTCTGGACTGACGTGCGTGTCTTGGAATGCCCTAAAGGTGGTGCACAGCATCGACACCTTCACGTGCTGTGACTTCATCATTGGCCGTGCCCTCAAAGACTGAAGGCTTTTCCATCAACCCAGACTTTCATTCTCTTATACAAACAAAGGGTGATTTATGTTTGACATCAATGACTTCGGCGGCATCATCTACGGCGCGGACTACAACCCAGAGCAGTGGCCCCGTGAAGTCTGGCGGGAGGATGCCCAGCTGATGCGGGAAGCCGGAGTGAATCTCGTCTCGCTGGGCATCTTCTCCTGGGCGCATCTGGAACCTCAGCCGGACACCTATGATTTTTCCTGGCTGGATGAGGTCATGGACCTGCTCCACGAGCACGGCGTTGGGGTCAATCTCGCCACGGCCACGGCGTCTCCTCCCCCCTGGCTCTCCTTGAAATATCCAGACTCCAGGCCCGTCACCGTGGATGGCGTGCGGTTGGAAGTCGGGGGACGCCAGCTGTACTGCCCCAGCCATCAGGCCTTTCGGACGCAAGCGCGGCAGCTCATCACGCAGATCGCTCAGCGTTACCAGGGACACCCGGCTCTCAAGCTGTGGCACGTCAACAACGAATACGGCTGTCACATTGATCAGTGCTTCTGCGGGCTCTGCGCAGAGGAGTTCCGCCTCTGGCTTCAGGAGAGGTACGGTACGCTGGACGCCCTGAACACCGCGTGGGGCACCGCGTTCTGGAGCCAGCGCTACGGAGCCTGGGCCGAGATTCAGCCTCCCAGGCGCGCGCCGACCTACGCCAACCCCACCCAGCAGCTCGACTGGCGGCGTTTTTCCAGCGACAATCTGTTGTCCCTCTACCGCATGGAGGCCAGCATTCTGCGCGAAATCTCGCCGCAGACCCCCATCACGACCAACTTCCTGGGCTTCCTGCCCGGACTGGACTACTTCAAGTGGGCACAGGAAGAAGATGTGGTTTCACTCGACGCTTACCCTGACCCCAGCAGTTCCCGCCCCCACCTGGAAGCAGGCATGACGTTCGACATCATGCGCTCCCTGCGCGGTGGCCAGCGGTGGATTCTCATGGAACAGGCGACGAGCGCCGTGAACTGGCGTGAACGCAACACCCTGAAGCGCCCTGGGCTCATGCGCCTCCTCAACCACCAGGCACTTGCGCACGGCGCGAATGGCCTGATGTTCTTCCAGTGGCGGGCATCTCGCGCAGGGGCGGAGAAGTTCCACAGCGGCATGGTGCAGCACGTCGGACCACAACGCTCCCGCGTCTGGCAGGAGGTTCAAGCCCTGGGGCAGGAACTGAAGTCGTTGACGGAGCTGACCCAGGCGCGCGTGCCCGCCCGTGTGGCCATCATGTTCGACTGGAACAGCTGGTGGGCGTTGGAGATCGACAGCAAGCCTGCGGCTCTCAAGTTGATGCCGCTGGTGCAGAAGTGGTACGCCGCCCTCAGGCAACTCGGGCAGAACGTCGATTTCGTGCATCCAGAAGGCAACCTGACCGCCTATGACGTCGTGGCCCTCCCCAATCAGTACCTGCTGTCGCACGCTGCCGCTCAGAATGTCCGCCAGTTTGTGAATGGGGGCGGCACGTTGGCGACGGGTTTTTTCAGCGGCATTGTGGACGAGCACGAACACATTCAGCTGGGGGGTTACCCTGCGTTGATCAGCGACGTGCTTGGCCTGTGGGTCGAAGAGTGGTTGGTCATGCAGCCGGGCGAGACCAATCAGGTACAGCTTCGCGAGAATGGCGCCACGTACGATGTTCACCACTGGGCCGAAGTCATCCATGTGACGGGTGCGGAAACGGTCGCCACCTTCCAACAGGATTTTATTGCTGGTCAACCGGCCATCACGTCCCACAGGTTTGGCGCCGGACACGCCTATTACCTGGGCGGCGACTTTCCCGAAGCAGCTGTCATCGACCTGCTGGAAGAAATTTTGACTCACGCAAATGTTCCCCTGAGCCGGCTGCCCGCCACCCTCAACGTCACCCTGTCGGACCTTGGGAACGCGCAGGTGCTGCATCTTCTCAATGTTCACTCGACGGAATCTCTGGACGTCAGCCTTCCTGATGGAGGGAGCCGCTTTGAGGATGGTGGATCCCTCCCAAAGGTCTTGACCTTGCCGCCGTACGGCGTGGCGCTCGTTCGGTACAGCCGTGACGTCCGTCTGGATGAGTTACAGGTCTTGGAATAAGCTCCTGCAGCCGCATTGAGCCGCCAGGTACCATCCACTCAAGGAAACTGGACTGACACACGGACGTTGTCAGTCCAGAGAGGTCTGAACGCCTCTCCCCCACCAATGGCATCTCCTGGATTGACCACCCGAGCCCGGTGTTCTCCCGGCGTCAAAGGGAACGCGGATATTCGCTCGCCGACTCTCATCCATCTGCCGAAAGGTCACAGAAAGCTGTTGGCGTAGGGTGACGCGGTGCCCAGTGCTCACAAGTCCCCGGGTTCCGGTTGCCCTGGCGGTGATCGGCAGCGCGGTGCAATTGGGCCACCGGGAAGAGGGCGGGGTCCCCGGCGGTTTCTAGAGCAGGTCCGCGTGAGGACGGGGGTAGCGGTCCACCGGCTGTAGCGGTCCGTTTACGAACAGGGGGCCGTGCTCAATCTCTTTTTTCAGGAACATCCCGACACTAAGGCCGCCAGACCATTCTTCCATGAAGCGCTCTTTGCTTAAGGACAGTCGAGGACGAAGGGCCGACATGACGCCCTTGCTCCTGGCGGGAGTTCTATACCGGGCCCTCTTTGGGGAGCGTGAAGCCGAAGGTGGCGCCCCCACCCAACTGGCCCTCGGCGAAGACCTGGCCCCCGTGTTTGAGGATCAGGCGGCGAACAGTGGCCAGCCCCACCCCTGTTCCATTCACTTCGTCAGCCCGGTGCAGCCGCTGGAACAGGTTGAACAAGCGGTCCTGATAGCGCGGATCGAAGCCCAGGCCGTTGTCCTTTACGCAGACCCTCCAGGCCCCGCCCTGGTCGTCTGCCCAGATCCGGATGCTGGCCGGATCCCGGGTGCGGGTAAACTTCAGCGCATTCTCAGTCAGCTGGGTGAGCACCTGGCCCAAAGCACCTCGGTCCCCCCAGACACGGGGGAGGTCTGCCACTTCCCACGCGACGTTCCGGGTCAGCAGATCGGGGAGCAGCGTGGTCTGGATCTCTGACATAAGGGCGTTCAGGTCGACCACACCTGGCTGCAGGGTCTGTTGGGCCGCGTGCGACAGGTCTAGCAGGCCATCGATCAGGGTGTTCATCTGCTTCCCAGACTGTTCAACGATATCGAGGTAACGTGCGCTGCGTTCGTCGAGCCTGCCGTCCAGAGTCTTCCGCGCCAGCTCCAGGAAGCCGATGATGTGCCGAACTGGGGCCCGCAGGTCGTGCGATACCGAATACGAAAACGCCTGCAATTCCGCAGTCGAGTCCGCAAGCTCCCGTGTGCGGACGTCGAGCGCGTCCCGCTGGGCGGTCACCATCCGGGTCTGCCGTGCCCGGTCAAGGGCCAGGTCCAGGCTGCGCCCAACCGCGCGGAAGATCCCTTTGCTCCGGTCATCCCAGAGCGCCGAGGCCTGGGATCCGATCATCAGGACGCTCTCCAAACGTTCATTCACGAAGTATGGGTAGCCGCCGACCGCTTGATAGATCCCAGACTCCTGGATCAGCAGTCCGGTGTCGCGCCAGTGGTCGATATACGTGGCCGTGTTCTGCTGAAGCCCCAGGGCAATGCTGGAGTGCTGCAGGGGAAAGCCCCGGAGCAAGTGCGGCAGCAGGGTGGGATCGGCCGAAGGGCTCCAGGCAGTGGCGCTGAACAGGTCGCCATCCCGCTCAAAGTAAGCGGCCTCCACAGCACAGGTCTCATGAAGCAACGTGATCGCCTGCTCGACCAACGCCTGAACATCGGTCTCGCTGCCGACCAGCTCGGCGAAACGCGTAAAAGCTTCCAGGGCGGTGCGCTCCTCGTCCAACCGGCGGATCTTGGCAACGCGGTCCAGAGCCAGTTCGAGATTCTGGACCACTGTCTCGAGCACCACGCGGTCCACACTCGACCAGGTGCTCTGATCGAACAGCACGAATGCCAGCACCCCAATCAGCGTCCCTTCCATCCGCAGCGGTAGGGTGGCGGTCGCACTGATGTGTTCCACGACTGAAGCCAGCTGACCGCTGTCCAGATCGGAGACGTCCTGGAAATATGGTTGCCCCGTCGTCCAGGGGATCAGCAGGCTGTGGGTCTCCAGGTACGGCAGGCCCGCGTCGACCGCCGCCTGCAACTGGGCCGAACGCACACTGCCGTGCTGCAGCTGGCTGCACCAGCGTTCGCCCTCGAGAGTGAAATACATCGCTGAGCCGTCTGAGAGCAGCGATATCGCCACCTCCTGGGCGCGCCGGATGAGCACAAGTGGGTCGGTGGTGAAGGTCAGGTGCCGTGTGAGCTCCGCAAAGGCTGCCAGGGCGCGGGTGTGGGCCAGTAACTCGGCGTTGCGAAGCGCCAGTTGACGGGCCGTCTGGGTGCGTTCCAGCGCCAGGGTCAGGCTCCGCCCGACCGAACGCAACAAGGCCTGTTGCGCTTCGGTCCAGCGGTGGGCGATCGGGAGAACCACGGTGAACAGCGAGTGCAGTTCACCGTTCACCAGCAGGGGATAAGCAGCGCTCGCTGCAAACCCTTCGCTGGTGTCCATACCCCCTACCTGGACGTCCCAGGCGTTGGTGAACACAGGCTGCCGGGTCTGGGACACCTCTAGGAACAACGGGGACTCCACCGGAAGGCCGGCCGTAATGACCGCGACCTGCTCGGGTCCCAGGTTGTCACTCCAGACC
The genomic region above belongs to Deinococcus humi and contains:
- a CDS encoding aldo/keto reductase, whose product is MKYVKLGRSGLKVSRLALGCMSYGDPKWRDWVLTEEQSRPFFERALELGINFFDTADMYSLGRSEEITGKCLRELAPRDAYVLATKVDHPMGPGVTQRGLSRKHIFDGVQASLKRLGTDYIDLYQIHGQDRDTPMDETLEALNDLVRLGMVRYIGVSNHLAYQVARANGLADLRAWSRFVSVQDHYNLLYREEEREMLKLCREDGLGFLPWSPLARGFLAGNRQGGAGQTTRGNSDAMSQKLFGGEVDLEIANRVQSLAEQKGVHPSQVALSWVMHQSGVTSPIIGATKMHHLEHAVAAADLILSEDEQRYLEEPYRPRVSTLA
- a CDS encoding GAF domain-containing protein, with the protein product MTSLPGSNLEPFASLADHLQQITEALAATSTEREVIELVLTPAVEVLGAVAGIVLLVDQADQQMTIAGSQGYEAETPTVWQESSVQGHVLIADILRMREALYFEYAGALKEAYPDLESRTGGLAAVANATLPMFLDDRPLGVIVLDFTEPHHFPPEERRFLKTLSAQCAIALGRAEATRMLEARVQERTRQLEEQTRHLEEERAAQAAFVAFTEAVGSETDLAVLAGQVITVLQGCFPGASICYYEEEGNLWKARVWSDNLGPEQVAVITAGLPVESPLFLEVSQTRQPVFTNAWDVQVGGMDTSEGFAASAAYPLLVNGELHSLFTVVLPIAHRWTEAQQALLRSVGRSLTLALERTQTARQLALRNAELLAHTRALAAFAELTRHLTFTTDPLVLIRRAQEVAISLLSDGSAMYFTLEGERWCSQLQHGSVRSAQLQAAVDAGLPYLETHSLLIPWTTGQPYFQDVSDLDSGQLASVVEHISATATLPLRMEGTLIGVLAFVLFDQSTWSSVDRVVLETVVQNLELALDRVAKIRRLDEERTALEAFTRFAELVGSETDVQALVEQAITLLHETCAVEAAYFERDGDLFSATAWSPSADPTLLPHLLRGFPLQHSSIALGLQQNTATYIDHWRDTGLLIQESGIYQAVGGYPYFVNERLESVLMIGSQASALWDDRSKGIFRAVGRSLDLALDRARQTRMVTAQRDALDVRTRELADSTAELQAFSYSVSHDLRAPVRHIIGFLELARKTLDGRLDERSARYLDIVEQSGKQMNTLIDGLLDLSHAAQQTLQPGVVDLNALMSEIQTTLLPDLLTRNVAWEVADLPRVWGDRGALGQVLTQLTENALKFTRTRDPASIRIWADDQGGAWRVCVKDNGLGFDPRYQDRLFNLFQRLHRADEVNGTGVGLATVRRLILKHGGQVFAEGQLGGGATFGFTLPKEGPV
- a CDS encoding beta-galactosidase, which produces MFDINDFGGIIYGADYNPEQWPREVWREDAQLMREAGVNLVSLGIFSWAHLEPQPDTYDFSWLDEVMDLLHEHGVGVNLATATASPPPWLSLKYPDSRPVTVDGVRLEVGGRQLYCPSHQAFRTQARQLITQIAQRYQGHPALKLWHVNNEYGCHIDQCFCGLCAEEFRLWLQERYGTLDALNTAWGTAFWSQRYGAWAEIQPPRRAPTYANPTQQLDWRRFSSDNLLSLYRMEASILREISPQTPITTNFLGFLPGLDYFKWAQEEDVVSLDAYPDPSSSRPHLEAGMTFDIMRSLRGGQRWILMEQATSAVNWRERNTLKRPGLMRLLNHQALAHGANGLMFFQWRASRAGAEKFHSGMVQHVGPQRSRVWQEVQALGQELKSLTELTQARVPARVAIMFDWNSWWALEIDSKPAALKLMPLVQKWYAALRQLGQNVDFVHPEGNLTAYDVVALPNQYLLSHAAAQNVRQFVNGGGTLATGFFSGIVDEHEHIQLGGYPALISDVLGLWVEEWLVMQPGETNQVQLRENGATYDVHHWAEVIHVTGAETVATFQQDFIAGQPAITSHRFGAGHAYYLGGDFPEAAVIDLLEEILTHANVPLSRLPATLNVTLSDLGNAQVLHLLNVHSTESLDVSLPDGGSRFEDGGSLPKVLTLPPYGVALVRYSRDVRLDELQVLE